The following proteins are encoded in a genomic region of Primulina huaijiensis isolate GDHJ02 chromosome 3, ASM1229523v2, whole genome shotgun sequence:
- the LOC140973454 gene encoding cyclin-dependent kinase inhibitor 3-like, with protein sequence MGKYMRKAKTSGETPVMEMSQSSLGVRTRAKTLALQRLQSTAASTAAPENPDSCYLELRSRRLEKQPTQHNSRKSRSRSCFFQGQKHSEECCEAASISCSIGAGGLGIDASFGESNFDTEARDSWITRESTPCSSTRAAVTPSSSTRRMHFRTPSQRVPLNAVLVSMPTPLELEDFFTIEEQSMQRHFIEKYNFDFVNDSPLPGRYEWMKASP encoded by the exons ATGGGGAAGTACATGAGGAAAGCCAAAACTTCCGGTGAAACGCCGGTCATGGAAATGTCACAATCATCGCTCGGCGTACGCACTCGTGCCAAAACCTTAGCTCTCCAGCGCCTCCAGTCCACCGCCGCTTCTACTGCTGCTCCGGAAAATCCTGACTCGTGCTACCTCGAGCTTCGCTCGCGGCGGCTGGAGAAACAGCCGACGCAGCATAATTCGCGAAAAAGCCGGAGTCGTAGCTGCTTTTTCCAAGGACAGAAACACTCCGAGGAGTGTTGTGAAGCTGCTTCGATTTCGTGTTCGATAGGAGCGGGTGGTTTGGGAATCGACGCCTCTTTCGGTGAAAGTAATTTCGATACTGAAGCCAGGGACAG CTGGATCACTAGGGAAAGCACTCCCTGTAGTTCAACTAGGGCTGCAGTGACCCCGAGCTCTTCTACCAGAAGGATGCATTTCAGGACCCCTAGCCAAAGGGTGCCCTTAAATGCTGTTCTCGTAAGTATGCCTACGCCGCTTGAGTTGGAGGATTTCTTTACTATTGAGGAGCAATCCATGCAACGCCATTTTATAGAAAA ATACAACTTCGACTTTGTGAATGACTCACCGCTCCCGGGACGCTATGAATGGATGAAAGCGAGCCCTTGA